The DNA segment ACCAGTCGCTCGCCTCTCCACCGATCGCTGATGAGCCAACGGTCGCGCTGCTCGTCGCGTCGGCGTCACGCGTCATTGTCTATGTGCTTGCCACCACAGCCATCGCGTGGGTGAGCTACCGCGTGATCGAAGTTCCGTGCCGTCGTTGGCTCCGAAGACGACTTGATCCGCGGCCTGCAAGTCCGGTGCCGACACTGCTCCCTGCATGAGCGCCATCGGCCGTCTCACTTCGTCCGCATCGAGTGAGGCGAAGCTCTCGCCCTTGACTGGCCCGTAGCTTCCAGTGAACTGGGCGCACCTCGTGTGTGATGAGGGATGTTGCGAAGCGGCACAAGCCGCCATCACGAGTCCTCGCCCCGAGAGTGCCGCTGCATGGCTCGGGTTCACTGCGGCAGCCGGCTCCTAGGCCTATCGGCTTTCAATCGCTTCGCTCCCGCCGTCACCGCTGCGCTTCCGGTCTCCGGGCCTTGCACACCTCACGCCAGACCCGCCGAAGACGGCGCCGCCACCTTGAGGGCTGGCGGGAAGGTCTGTCATTCGTTTGTGCAGCTTCGCTGGCCCTCCAACCTGCTGCCGTCTCCGCTCCGCTCGCTCCATTGCACCCGCGAGTGGCCCCTGTCTGTGCGAAGGGGCCGCACGTCGCGGGACCCGCAAAGGAGCAAAGACATGAAAGCCGAAGAAGCCAAGAAGATCGCCGACCAAGCCTTGCAGAACCTCACCGATGCCCTCAAGAGCGGCAAGAGCGAGCGACTCACACAGTACCTCGCGATGCTCGCCAAGTTTCACCGCTACAGCTTCGGCAACGTCCTCCTCATCCTCTCGCAGATGCCCGCGGCGACCCACGTCGCCGGGTTCAGCACATGGAAGCAGATGGGCCGCTTCGTCAAGAAGGGCGAGAAGGGCATCGTCATCATCGCCCCGATGAGCATACGTCCGAAAGAGGACAAGCCTGAAGATCAGGAGCAGTCCGACCGAGCAAAGCCCATCCTCCGATTCCGCGGCGTATACGTCTTTGACGTGAGCCAGACCGACGGCCAGCCGCTCCCGGAGCCGGCACGAGTCAGCGGCGATCCGCAGTATTACCTCGCCGCGCTCAAAGCACAGATCGCGGAGCGAGGCATCAAGCTTGATAGTGACGACCTTCCGCGAGGAGCCGACGGCGTTTCGCGCGGCGGACGGATCAGCATCCGCCCCGGCTTGGAGCCGGCCAACGAGTTCTCAGTCATCGTCCATGAACTCGCCCACGAGCTTCTGCACCGTGGCGATCAGCGTCCCGGCAGCAAGACCGTCCGCGAAACCGAGGCCGAGGCCGTCGCGTTCGTCGTATGCCAGGCGATCGGACTTGAGACCGGTACCGCCGCGAGCGACTACATTCAGCTCTATGACGGCAAGAGCGAGACGCTCGCCGCATCTCTGGATCGAATCCAGCACGTCGCCGCGGACATCATCACCGCCATCCAGTGCCCCAACGAGCAGGCGATTGCAGCCTGACTCATCGGCACCCCGGCGGGAAACCGCCGGGGTTTCTTTCCATTCAGGCGTGAAACCCACCGCGTTGATGGAGCGAGAGACGCGCCCCCTTTCCCGCTGCAATCCTCACCATCTACCCCAACGAGCAGGACTGCAAATCCTCCTTGACAAGTCTATCATGTGCCGATAGAGACGGAGGATGCCCCCAAGGAGCCTTGCCGTGCTGTACGCGAGATCTCTCGGAATCGAGCAACGACTGCAATCTGTGTTGGACCTCATCCGGTCCGGTCGCTACTCCACACCCGTCATCGCTGAAAAGCTCGGGGTGTCGGTACCCACAGTGTCACGCGACGTGACTGCTCTCCGAGAGCGAGGCCACGACATTCGTGCCGAACGGCGGGGTGATGGCTGGCGATTCGTGTTGGACGAGCGAGGTGCTGGCAATCGACGCGGAACCACCCACTCCAGAGGTCGAAAGGCGGTGACAGCATGAACGCAGAAATCCTCAAGAGACTCGTTCGTGCCATCGCAGAAGGTTCTCAGCCTGATCTGGATCGCCTTGCACAGAAGGTTGTGGAGACGGAACGCAAGACTGGCCACACACGCTTGGCTGATCAACTCGAATCGATTCTCGGTGAATCCAAGCGGCGTTCGACGGGAAATGGGCACCACGCAGCGGACAAGGCTGGATCGCTCCGTGAACTACCACAGAGCAAGCGTAACGGCGAGCAACTCGCCACGCTGATCCCTCGCGACGAACTAGAGCACGACATGGTGCTTCCACCCGAGATTGAGGCTCGCTTTGCACGCATCGAATGTGAATACGCCGCTAGGGAGAGGCTCGGTGCCTACGGGCTTCGACCGCGGAAAACGATTCTCTTGCACGGTTTACCCGGTTGTGGAAAGTCGCTTGGTGCCAAGCGTCTAGCCTGGAACACCGGCCTACCACTCATGAAGGTCAGGTTCGACGCACTGCTTTCGTCGTACTTCGGGGAGTCGGCATGGAATCTCCGCAGCATTTTCGTCGCTGCTAAGGAGCGACCTTGCGTGTTGCTCTTAGACGAGTGTGACTTCATCGCTCGTTCGCGAGCAGGCAGCAAGGACATTGGCGAGGCAAGCCGAATCGTCAATTCCCTTCTCCAACTGATGGAGGAGTACGACGCCCCAGGATTGCTCGTGGCGACGACGAACGTGGAATCCTCACTGGACGAAGCGCTTTTCCGCCGCTTCGATGACGTGTTCTTGGTGCCGCCTCCGGGACCGGACGAAATATCTCGCCTGCTCCGAATGACGCTGGCGGCCGTCGCGGTGGACGAACACTTGCCTTGGCAGGCTATGACGGATGCGCTTGCGGGTGCATCGGCCGCGATGGTGGTCAAATCCGCGCGTGATGCGGCAAAGGCAGCAGTGCTCAAGGGCCGCAAGACCGTCACAGAGTCCCACCTTCGTGAGGCAATCGCAGAAGCACGTCGCCACAGATCGAGCGAAACCAAGGTGTAATCCATGCCAGGAGCCCACCAATTCGAGCATCTTCCGCTTTTGCTTCGCTATCGGGGGCGTGCCAAGCTGCGCGGCGGTGGCAGTACATCCCCGCAAACCGTCGCCAACCGGGCCGCGAGAGCGACGCACAGTGCCACGCTCGGCTCATCCGCAACCACCCTTTCCGCGAGCTGGAAGGCTCAGCAGACGTTACGGGAGCAGCAGAACCTTCCTGTCCTGCCAGCAGGGAAGCCGATTCTCGTCAAGGTTGATCCGGGCCTTGACCTCGACGTGCTCCGCGACAAGTTTGATTTCGAGATCGTCGCGGAACAGGAGGAAGGGTTCGTCCTTGTCGCCTCCGAGGACATCGACCTTACCGAGTTTGCCAACATGGTCAGGGCGTTCGCGGTGAAGGTACACGGATCGGCGACGATTGCTTCCGTTCACAAGTTGTACGACGATCCCAATCAGGCCGACCGCTTGCAGCGAGTGCTCTCCGAACGGTTGCTTCAGCAGTGGCCGATGATCCAAGACAATCAGATGTTCGTGGTGGATGTGGGCATCGCGTGCACGGGAACGAAGGAGATCCCGGACATGCCGGTGCGCGGCAAGCGGGACTCGGATGCGGCTTGGGCGAGGAAAGAGAGCGAGTGGGCTCAGCGACGGACTGATGCGTACAACACCTGGGAAACGCTGTGCTCGGAGCGTCAGTCAGAAGTCATCACGTTTGTTCGAGCCTACGGCGCCGACATTTTGAACATGGTGCAGGATGATCTGTCCGGCGCTGTGATGCCAGACAGTTTCACGGTCCGGCTTAAGATTAGGGGCGTTGGTTTCAAGGACCTCATCCTCAACTACCCGTATGTGTTCGAAGCCGTTGAACCGGAAGACATTGCCTTACCGCAATACGCAGACGCTGGCGGTGCGGCACCTTTACGCGCGGTTACTCCGGTCGCGCCGCCTGCGGATGCTCCCACTGTTTGCGTGATTGACAGTGGTATTCAGGAAGGGCACGCTTGGCTCGCGCCGGCGATCGACACCACCAGTTCGCAGTGCTTCTTGCCCGGCAAGGCCCCGACCGATATCGGTGACTTTGTCGCCCCTGGCGGTCATGGCACACGCGTGGCCGGTGCTGTCGCATACGGAGAGTCGGTTCCCCCGGATGGATCACCGCAGTTGCCGGTCTGGGTGCAAAATGGTCGGGTGCTTGACGAGCACTGCCGCATGCCCGAGGAACTGTTCCCTGCTGCCGCGACGCGTGCGGCGGTCGAGCACTTCCACCTTGATGGCAGACGGACCCGCATTTTTAACCAGTCGATCAACTCGGCGGGCACATCCCGCACACGGTACATGTCTTCCTGGGCTGCGGAGATCGACCTCCTGAGCAGTGAGCACGATGTCCTCATCGTTCAGAGCGCCGGCAACCTTCCGACCTCTGGCAACCCCCCGTTCATCGGACCGAAGGAGCACCTCGCTGCTGACCGTCAGTATCCACGCTATTTGAGTGAGGACTCCTGCCGCGTTGCCAATCCTGCGCAGAGCCTTCAAGCACTTACCGTGGGGTCTGTTGCCTACGGCGCATTCGACGCGGCCGGTTGGAAGTCGTTCGCCGAGCACAGAGGACACCCCTCTGCGTTTTCGCGCAGCGGGTTTGGGATCTGGGGCGTGATCAAGCCCGAGGTGGTGGAGTATGGCGGCGACGCCGTTCGCACCGACGCGCATCCGCCCGACGTGATTGTCGGAAGCCGCGTACCTGGTGTTTGTCCCGAGCTTGTCAGATCAACGATGCATCCGCCATCCCCGGCGTACGCACGCGATGATGCTGGCACGTCTTACGCAGCCCCCAAGGTGTGCCGCACGGCGGCTGCAGCACAGCGGGTCCTTCCTGACGAGCCTGCGCTGCTCTACCGGGCACTCGTGGTCCAGTCTGCTCAGTGGCCGGAGTGGGCCGAGAGCATCCTTTCCGAGCTGCGCAACCCAGAAACGCGCCGCAACGCCGCGCGACGACAAGCACTCTTGGATCAAGCCGGAGAAATCGTCCGTTGGATTGGCTTCGGCATCCCCGATGAGGTCAGGGCGTCAACGAATTCAGACCATCGAACCACACTTATCACAGCCGGAACAACCGCTATTCGGGCCCGGGAATGCCACATCTACCAGATACCCATTCCCGCGCAGCTTCGCCGCCCAGCCGATGAGTTCGACGTGCGGATAGATGTGACCTTGTCGTACGTGGCCCAACCGCGCCGCACGCGTCGCAACCTTCGTCGTTACCTGTCCACATGGGTGGACTGGAAGAGCAGCAAGCTCGGTGAGTCCATCGACAGCTTCCGCGTCCGCGTGATGAGGGACGATGAGTTGGATGGCGCGGCGAATGATGGCAGCGTTTTGCCCTGGACGCTTCATGAAAAGGAGAGCGACGGGCTCGTTCGCAGTGCGCGCCGCAACAGCGGCACGGTTCAGAAGGACTGGGCGGTCGTCAAATCCAACACGCTTCCCGAGCATTTCTGTATTGCGGTAGTCGGACATGAGGGTTGGAACCACGACCCCGATGCCACGGCGCATTACTGTCTTGCCGTGACGTTGGAGATTCAAGGACAGGAGATCGTGATCTATGACCCGCTCCGCGTCGCGATCGAAGAGCTGCGGGCCGAGGTCGAGGAAGTCGAGACAGAAGCCACCGTCGAAGTGGAGGAGTGATGGGCTGTCGAGTACCGTGAACTTTGTACCCAAGACTGAACACGCTTATGCCTTCAGTTCCCGTAGCTCACGACTGGCGCCTTTGAGGATTTCGAGAGCCGATGCTAGGAACAATCCAGCAATCAACGCGGCGGTGACGATGTCCGGCCACGGACTCCGCGTCCAGTACACGAGCCCGGAAGCGAGAACGACCGCGAGGTTCCCGATCGCGTCATTGCGGCTGAATAACCAGACGGCTCGCACATTCGCATCACCCTTGCGATGAGGAACCAGTAGCAGTGCCGCCCCGACGTTCACCACAAAGCCGATGAGACCGAGTGTGGTCATGACGCCGGCTTCGGGGAGTCGCTGCTCGAACGCTCGGTACGCGGCGGCGCCGAGGACGCCGAGCGACAGCAGGACGAGGAACACCCCTTGAAGCATGGCTGTGCGGGCCCGCCATCGCGGCGTGTGCGAGACGGACAGCAGGCCCAGGAGCGTGATCGCACCATCGCCGAGAAAGTCGAGGGCATCCGCCTTGAGGGCTTGGGACATCCCGAAGACTCCGCCCGCAAGTTCAATGACGCCCATGCCAAGGTTGAGCGCCACCACCCACGCTAAAGCGCGGCGATAGCTCTTCGTGGCGTGCGTCAGGTCGCCCGTTTCGCAGCAGTCCTTGCAGCCGATGCTCATGCTTGCTCCGTCGCGGTGTTCACTTGCCGTCCTTGGGTTTCATAGCCTCAAACTTCTCCTTCAGTTCCGGGTTGCACAGGATGCACTGTGATTCGGGCAGATCGTGCTCCTTGCACCAATCGCCCTTTTTCTTGAACTCCGCAATCAGTTTCTTGTTGCATCGGGTGCAGATCGACTCTGGCACGCCGTGCTCCCCGCACCAGTCGGGCTCTGCCGCGGCCGTCTGTTGGGTGGTACCGGCCTTGCTCTGCTCGGCCGGCTGTTTCTTGTCGCACGACGAGAGAGCCAGAAGGCAGGGGAGGACGAGAAGAGAGGCAAATCGGGTGTACTTCATGACACGATGCTCCTTTACAGGGTTGAGGGAACAGGAACCGCAGGACCACCCGCTGTGGTCGAACCGTTCTGCGGAGGGACTGGGTTATGGACGAGCGGCCGGTGTGAGTCCGCCTCCTCAACGGATGCGTCGGGCACGACGCGGGGCTCGAACCACCGGTAGAGCACGGGGAGAACAAACAGCGTCAGGAATGTGCTGCTGACCACACCCCCGATGACCACCGTGGCTAGTGGCCGCTGCACTTCGGCACCCATGCCCGTGGCAATCGCCATCGGAATGAAGCCGAAGGCGGCCACCAAGGCAGTCATCAACACCGGGCGAAGTCGAACCAGGCTCCCGGAGATGACCGCCTCATCGACCGCCGTGCCTTGCTGCCGAAGCTGCCGAATAAAAGTCACCATCACGAGACCGTTCAGCACCGCGACGCCGGAAAGTGCGATGAATCCGACCGCCGCGGAGATCGAGAACGGCATGCCCCGCAGCCACAGTGCGGCTACGCCGCCAGTCATCGCGAGCGGAACCGCCGTAAAGACCAGGATCGCCAGCCGCACGGACCCGAAGGACAGGTACAGGAGAAGGAAGATGAGCAAGAGGGCGACCGGCACGACCACCAGCAGGCGCGTGCGGGCACGTTCCAGATTCTCAAACTGCCCGCCCCATTCCAGCCGGTACCGGCCCTCTGGCAGGCGAATGTCCTGGGCAATCACCCGCTTGGCTTCATCGACGAACGAAGCCACGTCGCGCCCGCGGATGTTGGCCTGAACGGTGGTTCGTCTTTGTCCCCATTCACGGGTAATCGTGGAGGGGCCTTCAACCTCTCGGATTGTGGCGAGCCGGGCAAGCGGGATGCGCTCGCCGTGCGGCGTCGGCAAGAGGATCGCACCGACCGCGGCAGGGTCACGACGGAGCCGCTCCGGGAGACGAACCGTGAGCGGAAAGCGGAGTTGCCCTTCGGTCACTTCCCCAAGCTCCATGCCGCCGATCGATTCAACAAGATCCAACACCGACCGCGCCGGGATGCCGTACCGGGCAATGGCTTCCTGATCAATCTGCACCTGGAGAATCGGTTGCCCGGTCAATTGCTCGGTGCTCACGTCTTCCGCTCCGTCAAGGCCCGTAACGAGGTCAGCAATCTCGGTACCCTTCTCCGTGAGCACCGCCAAGTCGTCACCGAACAGTTTGATCGCCACATCCGCCCTCACGCCCGAGCCCATCTCGTTCATCCGCATCTCAATGGGCTGAGTGAACGCGATTCGCTGACCCGGAAGGTCCCGGAGTTCCTTGTTCATGGCCTCAATGAGCTCGCCTTGCGTCGATGCCTTGGTCCACCGGTCTCTGGGATGCAGCATGATGAATACGTCGGTCAGTTCGGTGCCCATCGGGTCTGTGGCGACTTCGGCCGAGCCGATGCGGCTCCAGACGTGCTTCACTTCGTCCGGGAAGGCTTTGAGAATGGCCCGCTCCATGAGCGTGTTG comes from the Phycisphaeraceae bacterium genome and includes:
- a CDS encoding HTH domain-containing protein, whose translation is MLYARSLGIEQRLQSVLDLIRSGRYSTPVIAEKLGVSVPTVSRDVTALRERGHDIRAERRGDGWRFVLDERGAGNRRGTTHSRGRKAVTA
- a CDS encoding ATP-binding protein, with product MNAEILKRLVRAIAEGSQPDLDRLAQKVVETERKTGHTRLADQLESILGESKRRSTGNGHHAADKAGSLRELPQSKRNGEQLATLIPRDELEHDMVLPPEIEARFARIECEYAARERLGAYGLRPRKTILLHGLPGCGKSLGAKRLAWNTGLPLMKVRFDALLSSYFGESAWNLRSIFVAAKERPCVLLLDECDFIARSRAGSKDIGEASRIVNSLLQLMEEYDAPGLLVATTNVESSLDEALFRRFDDVFLVPPPGPDEISRLLRMTLAAVAVDEHLPWQAMTDALAGASAAMVVKSARDAAKAAVLKGRKTVTESHLREAIAEARRHRSSETKV
- a CDS encoding S8 family peptidase, with protein sequence MPGAHQFEHLPLLLRYRGRAKLRGGGSTSPQTVANRAARATHSATLGSSATTLSASWKAQQTLREQQNLPVLPAGKPILVKVDPGLDLDVLRDKFDFEIVAEQEEGFVLVASEDIDLTEFANMVRAFAVKVHGSATIASVHKLYDDPNQADRLQRVLSERLLQQWPMIQDNQMFVVDVGIACTGTKEIPDMPVRGKRDSDAAWARKESEWAQRRTDAYNTWETLCSERQSEVITFVRAYGADILNMVQDDLSGAVMPDSFTVRLKIRGVGFKDLILNYPYVFEAVEPEDIALPQYADAGGAAPLRAVTPVAPPADAPTVCVIDSGIQEGHAWLAPAIDTTSSQCFLPGKAPTDIGDFVAPGGHGTRVAGAVAYGESVPPDGSPQLPVWVQNGRVLDEHCRMPEELFPAAATRAAVEHFHLDGRRTRIFNQSINSAGTSRTRYMSSWAAEIDLLSSEHDVLIVQSAGNLPTSGNPPFIGPKEHLAADRQYPRYLSEDSCRVANPAQSLQALTVGSVAYGAFDAAGWKSFAEHRGHPSAFSRSGFGIWGVIKPEVVEYGGDAVRTDAHPPDVIVGSRVPGVCPELVRSTMHPPSPAYARDDAGTSYAAPKVCRTAAAAQRVLPDEPALLYRALVVQSAQWPEWAESILSELRNPETRRNAARRQALLDQAGEIVRWIGFGIPDEVRASTNSDHRTTLITAGTTAIRARECHIYQIPIPAQLRRPADEFDVRIDVTLSYVAQPRRTRRNLRRYLSTWVDWKSSKLGESIDSFRVRVMRDDELDGAANDGSVLPWTLHEKESDGLVRSARRNSGTVQKDWAVVKSNTLPEHFCIAVVGHEGWNHDPDATAHYCLAVTLEIQGQEIVIYDPLRVAIEELRAEVEEVETEATVEVEE
- a CDS encoding cation transporter; amino-acid sequence: MSIGCKDCCETGDLTHATKSYRRALAWVVALNLGMGVIELAGGVFGMSQALKADALDFLGDGAITLLGLLSVSHTPRWRARTAMLQGVFLVLLSLGVLGAAAYRAFEQRLPEAGVMTTLGLIGFVVNVGAALLLVPHRKGDANVRAVWLFSRNDAIGNLAVVLASGLVYWTRSPWPDIVTAALIAGLFLASALEILKGASRELRELKA